The nucleotide sequence TGAAATTAAGGTGGCAAATTATTTGCCTGCAATTATTATAACTCCTATTCTGTGTTGGATGGTAACACTAATATAGGGTTTGTAACTGAAAGCTTAACTTATGCTCCGGCCAGGATTTCCAAAATACGTAACGTAAAAAATTTCTAGTAAGTGTAAGCTTGCGTTCATAAAAGTCTAAGCAGATTTTATAAACTCGCTTTGCTCAAACATATAAAATCCACTAAGACTTTTAAGAATGCCTTGCTAATACTTACTACAAAATTTTCTAATGTGCCTAAATTTTAGAAATCACGACCTGCGCATAAGTTAAGCTTAGATTTACAAACCCTATATAGAGCGCTAAAATTCCTCTGAAGCATAAAAAATTATAATTTTTTATGCATTTGCGCTGTTAATAAGCAGGGAACCTATTGAAATTTTATTAGAAAATAATGTATAATATTCTACACTATGGGTAAAATATTATGATGGATAAAAAAAGAGACAACTGATTCTATTTTTGCACCTTTAATGGTGCTTTTTTTTATTTTCTATTTGATTAGATATGTATAGATTTTTTAATTCCAAGCTTAAGTTATACTCCAGTTGACATTTCCAAAATTCGTCACGTAAAAAATTTCTAGTAAGTCTAAGTTCGTATTTATAAAAATCTAAGCAGATTTTATAAACTTGCAGGCTCAAACATATAAAATCTGCTTAGATTTTCAAAAATACTTCACTAAGATTTACTAAAAAATTTTTTAATGTGCTTACATTTTGGGAATGTCAGTTTACGTATAACTTAAGCCCGGAATTAAAAACCCTATAGTATAAAATTTGTTCTATGTAAAAAAATATAAACATAGGAGGTATTTTATATGGAAACTAAATTGAGTTGTGATGTTAGAAATTGTGTAAATAATATAAGTGGGCTGTGTGATGCGTATATGATTAATATTATTGGAAGTAACGCACGCGAAAATTCTTCAACGGAGTGTGAAACATTTGCAGATAAAAATATTTTAAATATGGCGAAATCACGATTTATAAACTCAAATTTGGATGGAGAATTTAAGCAGATATTTACTAATGAATCTATAGAAATGAGTCCAAAGATAAAATGTGAGGCAAAGAATTGTGTGCATAATGCAAATGGCGACTGTAGTGCTGCAAATATTCAAATACATGAATCCAGGACTAAAGATGGAAATTTATCACAATGTCAGACTTTTAAATCATATAAGCAATTTAATAATGTGCTGGATTAAAAAAGCTTAGTGGCTAACACCACTGAAATTTAATCCTATAACACCTAATATAATAAAAAGTATAGATACTATTTTTAAAACATTAATGTTTTCTTTAAAAATAAGAATTCCTATTATTGATATAACAGTGATTCCTGCTGCACTCCATATAGCATATGCAACACTAATAGGTATTTTCTTCAATGACATTGCAAAAAAAGTAAAACATATGGTATATGTTAAAAATGTTCCTACAACTGGCAAAGGTTTTGTAAATCCATTTGATATTTTCATACAAGTCGTTCCTGCAAGTTCGAATACAATAGCTACAAATAAATAAACCCATTCCATAATATAAGCCTCTTTTCTATTACATGGTATCAGTATAATAGAAAAAAAGATTTTAATCAATAATATAACCAGAGATTTTGGGGAAAATATTCTCTATGTGTAGTTTAAATGCACAATCTCTTAGGTATAGGGTTTGTAACTGAAAGCTTAACTTTATGCTCCGACCGGGATTTTCAAAATACGTCACGTAAAAAATTTCTAGTAAGTCTAAGCTTGCGCTTAAAAAATCTAAGCAGATTATATAAACTCGCTTCACTCAAACATATATAATCTGCTTGGATTTTTAAGAACGCTTCACTAACACTTACTACAAAATTTTTTAATGTACCTAAATTTTAAAAATTCCAGCCTACGCATAAGTCAAGCTTAGAATTACAAACCCTATAAACATCTTGCTGAATTAAAGTTTTAGATTTTATGGACAAATATGTGTGTAAAATGTAGAATGGTTAGGTAAGATTTTGATATAGTAGGTGAAAACATGAAAAAAAATATTCCTGTAATTAAAAATCAGCAGTATGTTTTAAATATAGATAGTTCAGGCTATGAGGGAGAAGGTATAGGCAAAGTACAGGATTTTACTGTATTTGTACCGGGAGCTATGCCAGGTGAAGAGGTCACTGCAAAAATTGTCAAGGTAAACAAAAACTTTGCATTTGGTAAGTTATTGAAGGTTATAACTCCATCAAAGAATAGAGTTGAACCGATATGCAGCTTGTATAAAAAATGTGGTGGATGTCAGCTTCAGCATTTTTCATATGAGGCTCAGCTTGAGTTTAAGAAACAGAGGGTAAAAGACTGCTTGGAGAGAATAGGCAAGCTCTCTGTTAAGTTATATGAAGATAATTTAAATTATGATAAGGATATTATGAACAAGGATAATACAGTGATTTTATATGATACTATTGGTATGGAGAATCCTTATAATTATAGAAATAAGGTTCAGCTTCCGGTAGGAAAAGAGAAGGGTGAAGTCAGTATAGGATTTTATGCAAAGAGAAGTCATCAAATAATAAATATGAATACATGTGCAATTCAAAATAAGGAATCAGATCTAATACTTAAAATAATTAAAGATTGGATGAATGGATATGAAATAGAGCCTTATGACGAACGGAGCGGTACAGGAAATGTAAGGCATGTAATGATTAGAAAGGGTTTTAAAACAAATGAAATAATGGTTGTTATAGTAACTAATAGCAGAGAATTTCCACATAAAGATGAACTTGTTGAAACTCTAATAAATGAAATAAAATCTGTTAAGAGTATAGTTCAAAACATAAATATGAAGAAAACGAATGTGATTTTAGGGCAGGAGTGCAGAACCATATGGGGGAATGATTATATAAGTGACTATATAGGAGATTTTAAGTTTAATATATCTCCGCTGTCATTTTTTCAGGTGAACCCGGTGCAAACGAAGATGTTATATGACACGGCACTCAAATATGCTAACTTAACCGGCAGCGAAATAGTATTTGACGCTTACTGCGGGACGGGTACAATATCTTTATTTTTATCTAAAATGGCAAGAAAGGTATACGGTGTTGAAATAATAC is from Clostridium fermenticellae and encodes:
- a CDS encoding DMT family transporter, which produces MEWVYLFVAIVFELAGTTCMKISNGFTKPLPVVGTFLTYTICFTFFAMSLKKIPISVAYAIWSAAGITVISIIGILIFKENINVLKIVSILFIILGVIGLNFSGVSH
- a CDS encoding DUF1540 domain-containing protein yields the protein METKLSCDVRNCVNNISGLCDAYMINIIGSNARENSSTECETFADKNILNMAKSRFINSNLDGEFKQIFTNESIEMSPKIKCEAKNCVHNANGDCSAANIQIHESRTKDGNLSQCQTFKSYKQFNNVLD
- the rlmD gene encoding 23S rRNA (uracil(1939)-C(5))-methyltransferase RlmD → MKKNIPVIKNQQYVLNIDSSGYEGEGIGKVQDFTVFVPGAMPGEEVTAKIVKVNKNFAFGKLLKVITPSKNRVEPICSLYKKCGGCQLQHFSYEAQLEFKKQRVKDCLERIGKLSVKLYEDNLNYDKDIMNKDNTVILYDTIGMENPYNYRNKVQLPVGKEKGEVSIGFYAKRSHQIINMNTCAIQNKESDLILKIIKDWMNGYEIEPYDERSGTGNVRHVMIRKGFKTNEIMVVIVTNSREFPHKDELVETLINEIKSVKSIVQNINMKKTNVILGQECRTIWGNDYISDYIGDFKFNISPLSFFQVNPVQTKMLYDTALKYANLTGSEIVFDAYCGTGTISLFLSKMARKVYGVEIIPEAIYNARINAVQNGVKNVEFIVGESEKVIPDLVNRGVNADVIVVDPPRKGCDRKLLDTIAIMKPKTVVYVSCDPSTLARDLNILGASGYKAVKAQPVDMFPQTAHVETIVLMSRVEGK